The following proteins come from a genomic window of Emys orbicularis isolate rEmyOrb1 chromosome 9, rEmyOrb1.hap1, whole genome shotgun sequence:
- the GNB4 gene encoding guanine nucleotide-binding protein subunit beta-4, translating to MSELEQLRQEAEQLRNQIRDARKACSDTTLAQITTSLDSVGRIQMRTRRTLRGHLAKIYAMHWGSDSRLLVSASQDGKLIIWDSYTTNKMHAIPLRSSWVMTCAYAPSGNYVACGGLDNICSIYNLKTREGNVRVSRELPGHTGYLSCCRFLDDNQIVTSSGDTTCALWDIETGQQTTTFTGHTGDVMSLSLSPDMRTFVSGACDASSKLWDIRDGMCRQSFTGHVSDINAVCFFPNGHAFATGSDDATCRLFDLRADQELMMYSHDNIICGITSVAFSKSGRLLLAGYDDFNCNVWDTLKGERAGVLAGHDNRVSCLGVTDDGMAVATGSWDSFLRIWN from the exons GATGCCAGAAAAGCATGTAGTGATACAACTCTTGCTCAG aTCACCACAAGTCTGGACTCAGTGGGTCGAATCCAAATGCGAACAAGACGTACACTGAGAGGTCACTTAGCTAAAATTTATGCTATGCACTGGGGATCTGATTCAAG GCTACTAGTCAGCGCTTCCCAAGATGGAAAATTAATTATTTGGGATAGTTATACAACAAACAAG ATGCATGCCATTCCTTTGAGATCTTCCTGGGTGATGACCTGTGCATATGCTCCTTCTGGCAACTATGTCGCTTGTGGTGGATTGGACAACATCTGTTCCATATATAATTTGAAAACCAGAGAGGGCAATGTGAGAGTGAGCAGAGAGTTACCAGGGCATACAG GATACTTGTCCTGCTGTCGTTTTCTAGATGACAACCAAATTGTTACAAGTTCAGGGGACACCACCTG TGCTCTTTGGGACATTGAAACTGGTCAACAGACCACCACCTTCACTGGGCATACCGGAGATGTGATGAGTTTATCCCTAAGTCCAGACATGAGGACTTTTGTTTCTGGTGCCTGTGATGCCTCCTCCAAGCTTTGGGATATTCGCGATGGAATGTGCAGGCAGTCTTTCACAGGGCATGTGTCTGATATTAACGCAGTTTGT ttctTCCCCAATGGACATGCATTTGCGACTGGTTCTGATGACGCCACTTGTCGACTCTTTGACCTGCGTGCAGATCAGGAGTTAATGATGTACTCCCATGACAATATCATCTGTGGAATCACTTCTGTAGCCTTCTCAAAAAGTGGTCGTCTCTTGCTAGCCGGCTATGATGACTTCAACTGCAATGTGTGGGATACTCTGAAGGGGGAAAGAGCAG GTGTCCTTGCTGGCCATGACAACCGTGTCAGCTGTTTAGGTGTTACTGATGATGGCATGGCTGTAGCTACAGGGTCTTGGGACAGTTTTCTCAGAATCTGGAATTAA